Genomic segment of Paenibacillus polymyxa:
GGACACGCTGGAGCCGCTGTTGCAACAAGCTGGTATTGAACCCTCCCGTCGAGGAGAAACGCTAAGTATTGAGGAATTTGCGCGTCTCAGCGCTGTGCTGTTGGAGGCAGGTATATCCTAAGCTGGAACCAAACTGTGCATTCACCCATACGATATAGGAGGGGTGATACAGTGTGATGAGTTTAGGAGACTTGGTCGTTCGGAAATCGTACGGCGGAGATGTCACGTTTCGTGTTGAGGACATCCAGCGGGATAAAGCGATCATTAAGGGAATAGAATTTCGGCTGCTGGCCGATTCCCCGGTGAACGATCTGGTCAGAGTGCCTGCAGACCAGATTAGTGGTAAGACTCAGCAGGCCCACATTAAGGCTGGTGAGTCTCTTAATCTGTTGCAACGGGCACGCCAGCAGCAAGCTGCTCGTAGTCAGGCAGCTCTGGTAGGGGACTGGAGTGATCCGGTTGAGTCAACGTATTTTGAAATGCCGGGAAAGGTTCTTCACCTGGATGGAGATCCCAGCTATCTGAAAAAATGTCTCAGTTTATATGAACAGCTCCGTGTTCCTGCAGAGGGACATCACGTTCACGAATCGGCAATGGCGGACACGTTGTACCGACTGCTTCCTCGTATCCGCCCGGATATCGTAGTCATTACTGGACATGACGGTGTGCTGAAGCAGCCACAGCCTTACGATTTGTACAGCTTGAAAAGTTATAAAAATTCGCAAAATTTTGTGGCGGCAATTCAGGTAGCAAGACAATATGAACGTCATCTGGATTCGCTGACGATTGTAGCGGGAGCATGCCAGTCCCATTTTGAGGCGCTGCTACGTGCGGGAGCAAACTTCGCCAGCTCACCAGGGCGTATCCTGATTCACGCGCTGGACCCCGTTTACGTGGCTGCCAAGGCGGCCTTTACTTCGATCCGTGATACGGTCAACATGGGGGACCTGTTTCACCAGACAATCAGTGGCAGTCGCGGAGTGGGTG
This window contains:
- the yabG gene encoding sporulation peptidase YabG; the encoded protein is MSLGDLVVRKSYGGDVTFRVEDIQRDKAIIKGIEFRLLADSPVNDLVRVPADQISGKTQQAHIKAGESLNLLQRARQQQAARSQAALVGDWSDPVESTYFEMPGKVLHLDGDPSYLKKCLSLYEQLRVPAEGHHVHESAMADTLYRLLPRIRPDIVVITGHDGVLKQPQPYDLYSLKSYKNSQNFVAAIQVARQYERHLDSLTIVAGACQSHFEALLRAGANFASSPGRILIHALDPVYVAAKAAFTSIRDTVNMGDLFHQTISGSRGVGGIETRGSYRIGLPKLENLSTLKVTPSAI